One segment of Deinococcus multiflagellatus DNA contains the following:
- a CDS encoding TSUP family transporter gives MPGPEVLLYGLPLAFLAGFLDAVAGGGGTITLPTLFLMGLSPAQVVATNKLLAIFGSGSATWQYWKSGHVERPLVLRLIPLALLGSALGAFLVRFVDPALFRTLVGVVILGVGALVLINKRFGLEDRYPGLTARTLALTLPGTLLIGMYDGFLGPGTGTFAMFLFSLAGFNLVRASGNARTLNFATNLGAFGLFLLGGHMVWWLGLPMGAANALGAFLGARMAMLRGSAFVKWVYGVIVVLVAARLFFGR, from the coding sequence GTGCCTGGTCCCGAAGTGCTGCTCTACGGCCTGCCCCTGGCCTTTCTCGCCGGTTTTCTGGATGCGGTGGCGGGCGGCGGGGGCACCATCACCCTGCCCACGCTGTTTCTGATGGGCCTCAGCCCGGCGCAGGTGGTGGCCACCAACAAGCTGCTGGCCATTTTCGGCTCGGGCAGCGCCACATGGCAGTACTGGAAAAGCGGCCATGTGGAGCGGCCCCTGGTGCTGCGCCTGATTCCCCTGGCCCTTCTGGGCAGCGCGCTGGGGGCCTTTCTGGTGCGCTTTGTGGACCCGGCGCTGTTTCGCACGCTGGTGGGCGTGGTGATTCTGGGGGTCGGCGCGCTGGTGCTGATCAACAAACGCTTTGGCCTGGAAGACCGCTACCCGGGCCTCACTGCCCGCACCCTGGCCCTGACCCTGCCCGGCACCCTCCTCATTGGCATGTACGACGGCTTTCTGGGGCCCGGCACCGGCACCTTTGCCATGTTCCTGTTCTCGCTGGCCGGCTTCAATCTGGTGCGCGCCAGCGGCAACGCGCGGACCCTGAACTTCGCCACCAATCTGGGGGCGTTTGGGCTGTTTCTGCTGGGCGGCCACATGGTCTGGTGGCTTGGCCTGCCGATGGGCGCGGCCAACGCCCTGGGCGCCTTTCTGGGCGCGCGCATGGCGATGCTGCGCGGCAGCGCCTTCGTGAAATGGGTGTACGGCGTGATCGTGGTGCTGGTGGCTGCCCGGCTGTTTTTTGGGCGCTAA